The sequence TGTGCAGGTTGTATTTGATGCATCGATAGCAGAACTACCATCATTTTTTATATAATCTAAGATTTGTGTACGGCCGTCATAATAATGTTTGATTGGAGAAAGTTGTAAATCAACGTTTATTCCGCAATGCGGGGATCTTAAATTCGCGACTATTTTGAAGAGCAAAGTATCCAAAAAAGTTGATGATCGACTGTCGCATCCATTACCAAATTCACTTCGGCTACATTGGATCCCTCCGAAAAAAATACAAAAGGCTGTTAATCTTAATAGCCAACGCATATCTTTCCAATTTACCAAATTGGAAATAAATTGACAAACCTTTTTACCGACTAAATTCTAAAGAAATCTTCCTTAAACCCCTTCTCGCCTAACCATTTACTTTGCAAAAGGTTATATCCTACAATTTCAAAATCACGAGAAATCCATTTCCTATATTTTTTTTTCGAACGAGAAAAAGCATATGGATCAGTGAAATTCATTTCTTCTTTCATTACCGAATAGTCTTCATTCGTTGGAACTGTAAAATATAGATAATTGCAATACTTAGCCATTTTTTCCAAAACATCTGGAATCATCGAATCGGGAAGGTATTGGATGACTGAATTACAAATTCCAAGCTCCACCGGTTCCTTTTCTAACTTAGGAAGTTTAAAAGTTTCTAAGGATTCATGGTAAAGATGGAATTTATCAGAACGTTTGACCCAGTCTTTTTTCTTTAGATCTTCATAGGCATCTTTGGAGGCGTCCACTGCATACACTTTTACCGGAGAAAAAGTTTTTACCATCTCTCTGAGTAAAATGGCTCTTCCGAAACCGAAGTCGGCCATTTTGTAAACCGGAATTTCCATTAATTGAAAGAGTGCTTTTAAGTATTCCGCATGTTGTTTGGCATTGTAAGATCCATCTACGTCTAACCCATTCCCGTAAATATCAGTCCAATAGGTACCATCAAACTCTTTCCCATTTTTTCCAAAGCCGAAGTTTTGTTTTTTTAAAAAACCCTTCATTAGAACTGAACTCCTAAACTTTGGAGCTCTCGAATCATTTCTTTGATGTATTTTGGTTCCCTAATGAGTTGGTCCACTTCCTTTTCAAAAGCCTTAGTTACCATAATGTTATCTTTTTTCACTCTGTTTAAATAAACCTCAAGAGATTCTTTTGTAATTTTTTTCTCTGGAAAATCTGCCATTAGGGGATGAGAAAAAAATCTTTGTCTGATAGAATCTTCTAATTCTCGAATTTTGGATTTGATGATTCCAACAAAACGTTTGATGGATGAATCATGAAATGAAACATCTGTTTGTTGGTTGGGTAAAAGTTCATCTACTTGCAGTTTGATTTCTAAAATTTCTGCAATATTCATATTGTCTCTTGCACCAGAGAGTTTAGTCATTAGTTTAGATTTACGTTCCCTTAGAATTGGATCTTGTTCTTTGTCAGGGTGAATGAGTTTTGCTAAGTTTTTAAACAAGGTGTTAATGTCTGTGCTAAGCAATCGTTCCGCTTCCAATTGTTTTTTTTCTTTTTCACTTTGTGCTTTTGATTTTTTGCGTTCCCCAGAATGCGAACGGGAACCTCTGAAGTATTCAGCACGATACTCTTCATATTTTTCCCGAAATTCTCTATACTTTTCTTCGTGCGATTCTTTTTCCTCTTCAGAATCAAACTCGGTGCGGTTCAAATCATCCAAATCAATTTCAACACCAAACTTTTGTTTGATTTTCGATTCCATTTGACTCTTATACCGAAGTCTTTCCATTCGTTCAAATTTAGTTTCTAACTGATCCCGGTAATTTCCATAAAAAGAAGAATCTTCCATCATGGAATCGTTACAAATATCCAAAAGATAACGCCGCAGGAATTCTCTTTGCATTTTGCCAAAAGAAAGTTTTTCCTCAAGAAGGATGGCACACATGAGATCGAAACGTTCTTTTTCTAACTTTTTTTGTTTTTCCAATTGAGGTAAAACATCTTGCAGATATGTTTCGTTGACTAGTTGAAACAATGGCTCAATTTCTTTGGAACGCTCCAAAGTTTCTTTATGTTTTTTTAGAGCATCATTGAACTCTTTTTGCGCTTTGGTTTGGTTAGAAGAAAAACCCGTCCAAATCAACGTTTCTTCTGGATTGGCTAGAGTAGATTTAGACTTTTGTTTTGGCATTCCAAGGTGGGAAATCGCCAGATGAGTTCCACCTGGCGACCATTCGAAAGATTCGTTACTACGCTTTCATCAAATTCAAAGCAGCACCTGCTTTGAACCATTCGATTTGTTGCGCATTGTAAGTATGGTTCACAGAAATTTCATCTTTTTTCCCATCCTTATGATTGAGAACAAGAGTGAGTGGTTTCCCTTCTGCAAAACTTGTGAGTCCTACAATATCAATCACATCATCTTCTTGGATTTTATCGTAGTCATCTTTGTTTGCAAAAGTCAAAGCCAACATCCCTTGTTTTTTCAAGTTGGTTTCGTGAATCCGAGCAAACGATTTTACAAGAACCGCTCTCACACCTAAATGCCTTGGTTCCATCGCAGCATGTTCCCTAGAAGAACCTTCTCCATAGTTTTCGTCACCTACCACAATGGATCCAATCCCTTGTGCTTTGTAAGCTCTTTGGGTTTGCGGAACCGGTTCGTAGTTTCCGGTAAGTTGGTTTTTCACTTCATTGGTTTTACTATTGAAGATGTTCGTAGCACCAATGAGAAGGTTATTGGAGATATTATCCAAGTGACCACGGAACTTAAGCCAAGGACCCGCCATTGAAATATGGTCTGTTGTACATTTTCCTTTGGCTTTGATGAGTAGTTTTAGACCTTTGAGATCTGTTCCTTCCCAAGCTTTGAATGGAGCAAGAAGTTGTAATCTTGTGGATGTTGGATCAACAATCACTTGGACCCCTGATCCATCTGCCGCCGGTGCCACAAAACCTGCATCCTCAACCGCAAAACCTTTATTAGGGAGTTCTTCCCCAGTAGGTGGGTCCAATTTTACTTGTTCCCCTTTTTCGTTGGTTAAAGTGTCGGTGAGCGGATTGAACCCTAAGTCTCCCGCAATGGCAAGAGCCGTTGTGATTTCTGGAGAAGCCACAAAAGCATAAGTGTTTGGGTTTCCATCTTGGCGGGCTTGGAAGTTACGATTGAAGGAGTGAACAATGGTGTTCTTTTCCTTTTTTTCTGCACCCACACGAGACCACATTCCAATACAAGGCCCACAAGCATTAGAGAAAACTTTAGCTCCAATTTTATGGAAGGAATCAATGAACCCGTCTCTTTGGATCGTATAACGAACTAGTTCCGATCCTGGAGTGATGGTAAACTCAGCTTTGGTTTTAAGACCTTTTGCTGCCACTTGTTTGGCAAGGGAGGCAGCTCTTGAGATATCTTCATAAGAGGAGTTAGTGCAAGATCCGATAAGACCCACTTCCACCTTGAGTGGCCAACCATTTTTTGCCGCTTCTTCTTTCATTTTAGAAATAGGAGTCGCAAGGTCTGGAGTGAATGGACCATTTACATAAGGCTCTAAGGTGTTGAGATCAATTTCAATCACTTGGTCAAAGTATTTGGAAGGATCGGCATACACTTCTGGGTCAGCTGTTAAGTGAGCTTTGTATTTGTTAGCAAGATCTGCCACATCACTTCTGTTAGTGGATCTTAAGTAACGTTCCATGGATTCATCGTAACCAAAAGTAGAAGTGGTTGCACCAATTTCTGCTCCCATGTTACAGATTGTACCTTTTCCCGTACAAGAGAGGGCTTCCGCACCTGGTCCAAAGTATTCTACGATCGCACCAGTTCCACCTTTTACAGTGAGAATTCCTGCTACTTTTAAGATTACATCTTTTGCTGATGTCCAACCATTTAGCTTTCCAGTGAGTTTGACACCAATGGCTTTTGGCCACTTGAGTTCCCAAGCAAGACCTGCCATCACATCACAAGCGTCAGCTCCACCAACGCCGATGGCGACCATTCCCAGTCCCCCAGCGTTTACTGTATGGGAGTCGGTTCCGATCATCATCCCACCTGGGAAAGCATAGTTTTCTAAAACCACTTGGTGGATGATACCAGCACCTGGTTTCCAAAAACCAATTCCATACTTATTAGAAACGGAGGATAAAAAATCATAAACTTCTTTGTTTTCTTTGACAGCAATACCAAGATCCACACCGGATTCGTCTTTTGCCGTGATTAAGTGGTCACAGTGAACGGTGGAGGGAACCGCTACTTTTTTACGACCAGCTTGCATAAATTGGAGAAGCGCCATTTGCGCTGTTGCATCTTGCATCGCCACACGGTCTGGTGCAAAGTCAACGTAGTCGACACCGCGACCAAAACTCTTTGTTGGATTTCCATCCCAAAGGTGGTTGTATAAAATCTTTTCTGTAAGTGTGAGGGGTCGACCCACTACCTTCCTGGCTTGTGCGATGGCCGCTTCCATTTTGGAATAACGCGCCGCAATCATTTCTATATCAAATGCCATCTGAACCTCTTATACCTATCAGACCGCAGGAAAAAAGGGAATCAATCGAAAATTAAACTACAAGTAGTAAAATCAGTAAATTTGGGTCACTTG is a genomic window of Leptospira bourretii containing:
- a CDS encoding class I SAM-dependent methyltransferase, with product MKGFLKKQNFGFGKNGKEFDGTYWTDIYGNGLDVDGSYNAKQHAEYLKALFQLMEIPVYKMADFGFGRAILLREMVKTFSPVKVYAVDASKDAYEDLKKKDWVKRSDKFHLYHESLETFKLPKLEKEPVELGICNSVIQYLPDSMIPDVLEKMAKYCNYLYFTVPTNEDYSVMKEEMNFTDPYAFSRSKKKYRKWISRDFEIVGYNLLQSKWLGEKGFKEDFFRI
- a CDS encoding aconitate hydratase codes for the protein MAFDIEMIAARYSKMEAAIAQARKVVGRPLTLTEKILYNHLWDGNPTKSFGRGVDYVDFAPDRVAMQDATAQMALLQFMQAGRKKVAVPSTVHCDHLITAKDESGVDLGIAVKENKEVYDFLSSVSNKYGIGFWKPGAGIIHQVVLENYAFPGGMMIGTDSHTVNAGGLGMVAIGVGGADACDVMAGLAWELKWPKAIGVKLTGKLNGWTSAKDVILKVAGILTVKGGTGAIVEYFGPGAEALSCTGKGTICNMGAEIGATTSTFGYDESMERYLRSTNRSDVADLANKYKAHLTADPEVYADPSKYFDQVIEIDLNTLEPYVNGPFTPDLATPISKMKEEAAKNGWPLKVEVGLIGSCTNSSYEDISRAASLAKQVAAKGLKTKAEFTITPGSELVRYTIQRDGFIDSFHKIGAKVFSNACGPCIGMWSRVGAEKKEKNTIVHSFNRNFQARQDGNPNTYAFVASPEITTALAIAGDLGFNPLTDTLTNEKGEQVKLDPPTGEELPNKGFAVEDAGFVAPAADGSGVQVIVDPTSTRLQLLAPFKAWEGTDLKGLKLLIKAKGKCTTDHISMAGPWLKFRGHLDNISNNLLIGATNIFNSKTNEVKNQLTGNYEPVPQTQRAYKAQGIGSIVVGDENYGEGSSREHAAMEPRHLGVRAVLVKSFARIHETNLKKQGMLALTFANKDDYDKIQEDDVIDIVGLTSFAEGKPLTLVLNHKDGKKDEISVNHTYNAQQIEWFKAGAALNLMKA